DNA from Desulfovibrio sp. X2:
GCGCGCCCGTGCGCGCCACGAGTTCGCGCACCTCTTCCAGGATGCGGTCCACCGGGGATTCGAGGTCCGTGTGCCGGACGTGCACGCCCACGGCCGGATGGCGCAGAAGCTTCGCGTAGCCGTCCACGGCGCGCACGACGTCTCCCGTGGGGCGGATGTGGCGCGAGAGCACCACGTGCCCGGCCTGGTCCAGGGTGGGGCCGCCGGGAAAGGCGGAGAACTCGGGGAGCGCCGCGAGCCTGGGCAGCAGCCCTTGCAGCGGCTCCATGCCCGGGGCCCAGAAGACCAGCACCTCGTTCTCGTAGTCGGTGCGGGCGAGGTCGATGCGCGTGGCGGCGAAGACTTCCGGGTCGAAATGGTCGTTGTCGAAGAGGTATTCGACGGCCACGGGCAGGGCCAGGCGCTCGCGCCAGAAGACGGGAAAGATGTCGTCCGAGGCGGGCGGAGCGTCCACGTAGGGGACGCCCGCGATGTCGAAGTACCGCGTGAAGGTGTTGCTCGCGTCGTCGGAATAGAGGCTGTCGCGCCAGTCCACGCAGAGCGTGCGGCCCGTGAGCAGCGCGTACGGGACCGCGGCGGCGGCAGCCTGCAGCCGGTTGCTCATGCCCCCCGAGCCCTTGACCACGATATATTTCGCCATTGCGTTCACCTGCGACGGCCTAGGTAGGGCGAGGAGAGGTGTTTTGCAAGCCCTGCGCGGCAGGCATCACAGGGGCACGCTCAGGCTGAAGACCGTGCCCTGGTCGGAGGCGACCTCCAGGGCGGCGTCGAGCTGACGCGCGAGATTCACCACCAGCTGCAGGCCGAGCGAGGTCGCTCCCTCCAGGGAGAAGCCCTCGGGCAGCCCCACCCCGTCGTCGCTGATGCGCACGTCGAGCACGTCGTTCTTCAGCTCGCCGAGGATGGCGATGCGCCCGTCGTTCCGCCCCGCGAAGCCGTGCTGCACGGAGTTGGTGATGACCTCGTTGAGCACGAGACCGAGCGGAACGGCCTTGTCCACGCTGATGATCATCTCCGGGATGTCGACCACTGATTCGATGCGCTTGTCCCCGGCGAAGCTGCGCAGCAGGTGGCTCGCCAACTTGGCGACGTAGCTGCGCAGCTGGATGGAGGAGAGGCTCGGCGACTGGTAGATGTGCTCGTGCACGAGCGCCATGGTCGCGATGCGGTTGGCGCTCTCGCGCAGCGGCGGCTGCGCCTCCGGCCCGGAGCTGAGCATCTGGAGCTTGAGCAGGCTCGAGATGATCTGCAGGTTGTTCTTGACCCGGTGGTGGACCTCCTTGAGCAGCACCTCCTTCTCGTGCAGCGACTCCTTCAGGTGCTGCTCGGATATCTTCTCCTGGGTGACGTCCGTGAAGACGGTGGCGAAGAATCCCTTCTTGGGGGAGATGACCGAGACGTGGAAGTGCCTGTCCAGGGGCGGGAAGAAGGCGTCGAAGACCAGCGGATTGCCGGTCGAGGCGACGTAGGCGTACTCGTCGATGAAGGGGGGGACTTCGCCTCCGTAGCAGTCGCTGGCCAACTGCCCCACGACGTTCTCCCGGACAAGGCCGGTCTGCGTCTCGAAGGCCGCGTTGACCTCGAGGATGCGGTAGTCCAGGGCCCGGGCGTCCGCATCGTAGAGGAACTCGTGCAGGGCGACGCCCTCGGCCATGTTCTCGAAGAGCGAGCGGAACTTGGCCTCGCTCTCGCGCAGCGCCTCCTCCGCCTTCCTGCGTTCCGAGACGTCGCGGACCGCAGCGAGGATGGCATCCTCCCCGTCCAGGCGCGCCATGCGGGTGCTGATCTCCACCCAGAAGCTCCCGCCGTCCCTGCCCCTGCAACGGCTTTCGTAAGTCTGCGGGCCGTGTTCGCGCGTGCGCTCGAGCGGCACGGCCCCCTCCTCCCCGTCGTCCGGCGACGCGGCCAGGAGCTCTCCGCCCGCCAGCCGCGCCATCTCCTCGCCGGAATAGCCGAACATGCGCTGGGCGCTGGCGTTGGCCTCCTTGATGCGCAGCGTCCCGGGGTCCAGGATCAGGATGGCGTCGTTCACGGTCTCGAAGATGGTCTGAAAACGCGTCCGGCTCTGCTCCATGGCCTCGATGGCCGTCCTGCGCTTGGACATCTCCTCGACGAGCGCCGCGTTGCGCTTGCGCACCACGAGCAGGAAGAGCCCGAAGGGAACGGCCAGCAAGGAGGCGAGGAGAAAGGCGAGGAGATAGGAGCGGCGCAGAAGGGCGAGCTGCTGCACGGTGGCGTCCTCGACGTAGGTGCCGGTGCCGAGCGCCGCATCCAGCTCGGGAACGTAGATGACGTAGGAAAGCTTCTCTTCCTCCTCCTGCGACGGCGGCCGGGGAAAGACGTAGCGGACGAAGGAGCCCTCGGGATGCTCACGGACGCTCTGCAGCACGAGGCGCATGGGGTACTGGCCTATGGAATTGGGCTCGTCCAGGAGCTTCTTGCCCACGTCCAGCGGGCGGTAGGGCCGCACGAGCACCGTGCCGTCCATGGCGTTCAGGAAGAAGTAGTTGCGCGATTCACCGTCGTCGTAGGTCATCTGGCTCAGGAGGGCGCTGGCCTGGGCGCAGGCCTCGGACTTGCCGATGATCCCGGCGGCGTATCGCTGCAGGATGGGGGCGAGGGCCGAGCGGGCGATGGAGACCCGCGTGCGCAACGAGGCCTCGCGCTGCGCCTCGCTCAGGCGGATGAACTTGTTGGTCCAGTTCGTCTGCACCACCGCGAAGACGACGAGTATGACCACGGCACAGGCCAGCACGACGGCGACGATCTTGTCCGACAGCAGCTTCATGTTCTCCCCGGTTCCCTGAGGCGCCACGGCGGTCGACTCCACTTTTTCTATATTCAAGCAGAATTATCGCAATGTTACAAGATTCTTCCCCACCTGCTCCGAAAATATTGCCGCGCATGCCGCAGGAATCGTGGCCAGATCACCATCGCAGATGGCGCAGCCGGATCGTCATCACCCTTTTTGATGGCTACTTACGAAACTTCCGGTCAGTGTTGACAGGTCGCGGAACGCTGTTTATTTTGCGCCTCCAGAACTGACCGGTCAGTTTTTGACCGGCAGTCATGTATCCCATCCTCTCTGCGGCGCGCCGCCTTCAGCCTCGGTGCGAGCCGAGGCGAGGATCCGGGAGACGAAGAACATCAGCGAGGAATTCATGCATAGCGGCCACCTCATCGTCACCGTCGCCAGACAGCTGGGCAGCGGCGGCTCGGAAATCGCGCAGATCGTCGCCCGCCGTCTGGGCATCGCCTACATCGACAGGCAGATCCTGCAGGACGCCGCCAAGGAGCTGGGACTGGAAGAGGAGGAGCTGCAAAGCCGCTGCGAGCGGCTGCAGGGTTTCTGGGAGCGCCTGCTGCACGTCTTCGCGCAGGGTTCCCCGGCGAGCGTCTACAGCCCTCCTCCCTCGCGCGTGCCGAGCGATGAGATGGTCATGGCCGCGGAACGGGACGTGCTGCTCCATCTCGCGTCCAAGGGGCCCTGCGTCGTGGTCGGCCACTGCGGCTTCCACCTGCTCAGGGAACGCGGACAGCTGTTGAACGTCTTCATCCATGCGCCCACCGACTTCCGCGTCGCGCGCGTCATGAAGCACTACGGAGCCAAGACGCCCGAGGAGGCCCTCGAAAGCATCGAGCTGGCCGACAAGGAGCGTGGGGAATACGTGCAGGAACTCTCCGGCGCCCTCTGGGAGGACGCGACAAATTACCACCTGACCCTGGACGCCGCGTTCACGGGGCTCGAGCGGGCCGCAGAGACGATCACCCGGATCGCCTCCCCCCTGCTGCCCGAAAGCGCGGGAAAGGCCGGGCAGTCAACGGACGGGAAATCATCATGAACACGCACACCAAGGAAACGAGGCCCGGGCAGAAGCCCCTGAGCGAGGAGAAGCGTTCGCGCATTCTGGACTCCGCGGCAAAACTGTTCGCCAGCCGCCCGTTCCACAAGGTCCTGCTGAGCGACGTGGCCGCGGCCGCGGCCGTGGGAAAGGGCACCCTCTACCTCTATTTCGAGAGCAAGGACGAGCTCTATCTTTCCGTGCTCTTCCGCAGTTTCGCCAACCTGGTGGCCCGGGTGCGCGAGAAGCTGGCCGAGGACGAAGGCGAGCCCGAGCAGAGGCTGTCCTGCGTCATCCGCGAGCTGGTCTACCGCCTGCACGGTAACGCCGTGATCAAGGAGCTCCTGCGCGGCGCGGTGGTCGGCTACCCGAACAACGGCGAGTGGGAGGAGAAGCGCGGCGAGCTGCACAAGCTCATCGAGGCCATCCTCCGCCGCGGCGTGGAGAAGGGCGTCTTCCAGGATGCCCATCCGGAGTTCACCGCCCGGTACATCCCCGGCATGATCCGCGCCGCCATCCTCTTCAAGCCCGAGGCCACCAACGTGGACGTCGTCTTCGAGCACGCCCGGAATTTCATTCTCTCGAGCCTTCGCAAAAGGAGCTGATGCGTGAACCACGTGCGTTTTACACGGACCGTCGCCACCGGGGCGGTCCTGGTCCTTCTGTGCTTCGCGCTGGCCGGCTGTGCCGTGAACCAGGAGAAGGAGGTCGCCCTCTGGCGGAGCGTGCTCGACCACGGCACGCCCAAGGAGGCGCCCGCCTACGCGGTGGACGAGCCGCTGACCCTGCAAAAGGCCATGGCGCTCGCCAACGCCAACAACGAGCAGCTCGCCCTGGCAGGCGAGGACTACCTCCAGGCGCTCATCGCCAAGGACAGGGCCTATTCCAACTTCCTGCCGACCATCTCCTTCGCCCCGTCCTTCGTGGCCCAGGACACGAGCAAGTACGGCTCCGACTTCGTGCCGCCCAGCGCCCTGGACGTGGCCGGTGAGGCCTCCATGGACCTGCATCCCGGGCGCGACATTCCGGCGACCCAGGCGGCCCGGGCCACGGCCGAGCAGAAGAAGGCCGAGCTTCTGGACCGGCAGTCCCTGGTGCTCCTGGACGTGGCCAAGACCTACTTCCAGATCCTGACCTCCGAGCGTCAGGCCAAAGTCTTCGAGCATTCGGAGAAGGTGCAGGAGAAGCGCGTGGCGGACATGCAGACCCGCTACGACGCGGGCGCGGCGCCGCTGGTCGATCTCTCCCAGGCCAAGGCGCAGCTGGCCCAGACCCGGGTCTCGCTCGACCGCGCGGCGAACGACGCGCGCAACGGCCGGGCAATGCTCGCGGTCCTGCTCGGCGTATCCTCGGTCCAGGGGCCGCTCTCCGACCGCCTGGACGTGCCCAAGGCCGTGTGGACGCCCGACGAGCTCCTCTACCTGGCCTACGACAACCGCCAGGACCTGCAGGCCGCCCACGCCCGGGTGGAGGCCTCGGCCAAGCGCCTGGACGCCGCCTGGGGCGAGTACTACCCCTCGGTATCCCTGAACCTGACCAACTACTTCTCGCGCCAGAGCTTCCCCGACGACGTCAGCTGGACCTCGCTCATCGGCGTGAACCTGCCGATCTTCAACGCGGGCATCACCCACCAGAACGTGCGCCAGGCCTACTCCCTGCTGCGCCAGGCGCACACGGTCGAGTCGCGCACGCGGCGCGAGGTGCTGCGCGACCTGCGCGTGGCCCTGGACGACCTTTCGAGCGACGAGCGCCAGCTGAAGGATCTCGCCGAGCAGGTGAACGCGGCCGACCTTGCCCTGGACCAGAGCGAATCGGCCTACACGGCGGGCGCGGGCACCGGCCTGCAGCGCCTCGTGGCCCAGGACGTCCAGCTCGTCGCCATGCTCGACCTGACCCGACAGACCTACCAGCACGACGTGGACTACCTGCGGCTGCTCAGGGCCGTCGGCCTGCTCGATCCCTCGATCACGGCGACCCTTCCCGTGGCCGAGCAGAAGGCCGCCGCCACCGCTCCGGCAGCAACCCGGCCCGGCGACGCCTCGTAACGGGCGCGTCTTCCGGTACCGGTCCGCTTTTCCATCATTGCACACAGCGACACGCAAGAGACAAGGAACCATCGCATGAGCCAGACAGACTCCAAGGCCCCCGAAGCCGCCACTCCCCGCGAGGAAACCGCGAGCCGCCTGCCGCGCAGGAAACCCCGCCGCAAGACGGTGCGCATCCTGCTCATCGCGTTCGGCGTGCTGGTGCTGGCCGTGGGCATCCCATACTACATCCGCGCCATGTCCCACGAGTCCACGGACGACGCCTTCATCGAGGCCCACGTGGTGCCCATGAGCCCGCGCGTGGCCGGTCACGTGGCCCGCGTGCTCGTGGACGACAACCAGGACGTGAAGGCCGGGGACCTGCTCGTGGAGATCGACCCGCGCGACTACCAGGCCGCGCTGGACGCCGCCATGGCCGCCGAGAACACGGCCAAGGCCGCGGTCGCCGAGGCCCAGGCCCAGGCCGCCGCGTCGCAGAGCCGCCTCGACCAGGCCCAGGCCGACCTCGTGTCGCAGCGCGCGGCCCTGGCCCAGTCCAAGGCCGACGTGGCCCAGGCCCAGGCCATGCAGACGCGCGACGCCGAGGACCTGACGCGCACCCGCGACATGGCCAGGAAAGGCGCCGTGAGCCCGCAGCAGCTCGACCATGCCGTGGCCGCGCAGGCCATGTCCGCGGCCGAGCTGACCGCCTCCGAGCGCCGCGTGGACACGCAGTCGGCCAAGATCGTCCAGGCCCAGGCGGCCATCAAGGCGGCCTCGGACACCCTGCGCCAGGCGAACGCCCAGGTCCAGGCCCGCAAGGCCTCGCTCGAGAAGGCCGCGGCCGAGACCGAGCAGGCCCGCCTGAACCTCTCCTACACGCGCATCGTCGCGCCCTGCGACGGCCACGTGACCCGCAAGTCCGTGGAGCCGGGCGCCTACGTGCAGGTGGGCCAGGGGCTCTTCTCCCTGGTGCGGTCCGATGTCTGGGTGGTCGCGAACTTCAAGGAGACGCAGCTGACGGACATGAAGCCCGGCCAGCCCGTCGAGATCGAGGTGGACACCTACCCCGGCGTGACCTTCCACGGCCACGTGGACAGCATCCAGCGCGGCACGGGAGCGCGCTTCAGCCTCCTGCCGCCCGAGAACGCCACGGGCAACTTCGTCAAGGTCGTGCAGCGCGTGCCGGTGAAGATCGTCTTCGACAAGGACGACAACACGGGCAGGTATCTGCTGACCCCGGGCATGTCCACGGTTCCCGAGGTCGACATCTCGGCCGCGGGGACCGCGCAGCCGAAGACCCGGGCCTCCGCCTCCACCGGGGCCGCGGCGCAGTAGCATGAACACGCATCAGGACGCCGAGTCCCTGACGCCCGCCGAGCGCTGGCTCATCGCCATGACCGTCATGTTCGGCGCGTTCATGGCGGTCATGGACATAAGCGTCGTCAACGTCGCCATGCCCCACATGATGGGCAGCTTCGGCCAGGACCTCTCCTCGATCACCTGGGTGGCCACGAGCTACAGCATCGCGGAGATCATCATGGTCACCATGGCAGGCTGGTGGAGCGCGCTCATCGGGCGCAAGACGCTCTTCCTGGCGTCCTTCGCCCTGTTCACGCTGGGCTCGGTGCTCTGCGGCACGGCCACGAACTTCAGCCAGATGCTCGTCTACCGCGTCATCCAGGGCATCGGCGGCGGCGCGCTCATCCCGGTCTCCCAGGCCATCCTGCGCGAGACCTTCCCGAGCGAACAGCAGGGCATGGCCATGGCCGTCTACGGCATGGGCGTGGTCCTGGCCCCGGCCATCGGCCCCATCCTCGGCGGCTGGCTCACGGACAACTACGGCTGGCCGTGGGTCTTCTTCATCAACGTGCCGGTCTGCGCCCTGGGCATGCTGCTCGTCAGCCGCTTCGTGCACGACCCCGCCTATCTCAAGCGCGGCGTCAAATCCATCGACTGGCTGGGCATCGCCCTGCTCACGGTGACGCTCACCGGGATGCAGGTGGTGCTCGAGCGCGGCCAGGAGAAGAACTGGTTCGAGTCGAACCAGATCGTCCTCGGCACGGTGGTCACCGTGGCCGCCATGCTGGCCCTGGTCGTCTGGGAGCTGCGCACGGCCGAGCCGGTGGTCAACCTGCGCATGCTGAAGAACCGCAACCTGACTATCGGCTCCTCCATGGGCCTCGTCTTCGGCGTGGCGCTCTTCGGCACCACCTTCATCCTGCCCCAGTTCACCCAGGAGCTGCTCGGCTACCCGGCCTTCCAGGCAGGCCTTGTCCTGGCCCCGCGGGCCCTGTCCCTGCTGCTCTTCATGCCCGTGGCGGGCTGGCTCTACCGCCAGGTGGATTCGCGGCTGCTCGTGCTGCTCGGCATCGGCATCATCACCTGGTCGTACTACGACCTGACCAGCCTGAACCTGAACGCGGGCTTCTGGAACCTGGCGCCCACCCTGCTGATCATGGGCGCGGGCATGCCCTTCATGTTCGTCACGCTCAGCACCGTCTCGCTCAGCACGGTGGACCGCAGCAACATGACCGACGCATCGAGCATCTACACTCTGGCCCGGCGCGTGGGCGGCAACATCGGCTACGCCCTGGTGGCCACCCTGGTCAGCCGCGGCGAGCAGATCCACCGCTTCCACCTGGCGAGCCACGTGAGCGGCATGGACCAGATAACCCAGGCCCACGAGTCCGCCATGACGCAGCTCCTGCACCACCTCGGCGTGGGCGCGGCGTCCGCGGCGCGCACCGCGCTGGCCCTGACCAACCGCCTCATCGACCGCCAAGCGGCGATGCTGGCCTACAACGACGTTTCGCTGTTCTTCGGCCTGATCTTCGTGGCCATCGTGCCCTTCGTCTTCCTGCTCCCGGGCAGGGCGGAGGCCCCGGCCAAGGCGCGCGGCGGGCGCTAGCCCGGCCGACGGCGCAACGAGCGGACCGGAAACGGCAGAGCATTCGGAGCATACATGTCGCAGTCCCCTTCTCCCCAGGCGGCGCCCTGGACCTCCCAGGTCAACCCCTGGCTCATCGCCGCCTCGGTCATGCTGGCCACCTTCATGGAGGTGCTGGACACCTCCGTGGCCAACGTGGCCCTGCCGCACATGGCGGGCAACCTCTCGGTCAGCACGGACGAGGCGACCTGGGTGCTCACGAGCTACCTGGTGACCAACGCCATCGTCCTGCCCATGACCGGCTGGCTGTCCGGCCGCTTCGGCCGCAAGCGCTTCCTCATGGTCTGCGTGACCATCTTCACCATCGCCTCGGCCCTGTGCGGCGCGGCCCCGACACTCGGCATGCTGGTGCTCGCCCGCGTGCTCCAGGGCGCGGCGGGCGGCGCCCTGCAGCCACTCTCCCACTCCATCATCATGGAGAGCTTCCCGCCCGAGAAGCGCGGCATGGGCATGGCCGTGTTCGGCCTGGGCGTGGTCGTGGCGCCCATCATCGGCCCCACGCTCGGCGGCTGGATCACGGACAACTACTCCTGGCGCTGGATCTTCTACATCAACCTGCCCATCGGCGTGATGGCCCTGCTCATGTGCCAGGCCTTCATCGAGGACCCGCCGTACATCAACGCCGCGCGCGCCAACCGCCGCAAGGTGGACTACATCGGCTTCGCGTTCATGGCCCTGTGGCTGGCCACGCTGCAGATCATCCTGGACAAGGGCCAGCAGGACGACTGGTTCGAGGCCACGTGGATCTGCTGGTTCGCGGCCGTCTCCGTGGTCAGCATGATCCTGTTCATCGTCTGGGAGCTGCGCACCAAGGACCCCATCGTCAACCTGCGCGTGCTGAAGGACAGGAACTTCGCCCTGGGCACGGCCATGATCACCATGGTCGGCGTGGTGCTCTACAGCACCACCACCCTGCTGCC
Protein-coding regions in this window:
- a CDS encoding cache domain-containing protein — its product is MKLLSDKIVAVVLACAVVILVVFAVVQTNWTNKFIRLSEAQREASLRTRVSIARSALAPILQRYAAGIIGKSEACAQASALLSQMTYDDGESRNYFFLNAMDGTVLVRPYRPLDVGKKLLDEPNSIGQYPMRLVLQSVREHPEGSFVRYVFPRPPSQEEEEKLSYVIYVPELDAALGTGTYVEDATVQQLALLRRSYLLAFLLASLLAVPFGLFLLVVRKRNAALVEEMSKRRTAIEAMEQSRTRFQTIFETVNDAILILDPGTLRIKEANASAQRMFGYSGEEMARLAGGELLAASPDDGEEGAVPLERTREHGPQTYESRCRGRDGGSFWVEISTRMARLDGEDAILAAVRDVSERRKAEEALRESEAKFRSLFENMAEGVALHEFLYDADARALDYRILEVNAAFETQTGLVRENVVGQLASDCYGGEVPPFIDEYAYVASTGNPLVFDAFFPPLDRHFHVSVISPKKGFFATVFTDVTQEKISEQHLKESLHEKEVLLKEVHHRVKNNLQIISSLLKLQMLSSGPEAQPPLRESANRIATMALVHEHIYQSPSLSSIQLRSYVAKLASHLLRSFAGDKRIESVVDIPEMIISVDKAVPLGLVLNEVITNSVQHGFAGRNDGRIAILGELKNDVLDVRISDDGVGLPEGFSLEGATSLGLQLVVNLARQLDAALEVASDQGTVFSLSVPL
- a CDS encoding DHA2 family efflux MFS transporter permease subunit — protein: MSQSPSPQAAPWTSQVNPWLIAASVMLATFMEVLDTSVANVALPHMAGNLSVSTDEATWVLTSYLVTNAIVLPMTGWLSGRFGRKRFLMVCVTIFTIASALCGAAPTLGMLVLARVLQGAAGGALQPLSHSIIMESFPPEKRGMGMAVFGLGVVVAPIIGPTLGGWITDNYSWRWIFYINLPIGVMALLMCQAFIEDPPYINAARANRRKVDYIGFAFMALWLATLQIILDKGQQDDWFEATWICWFAAVSVVSMILFIVWELRTKDPIVNLRVLKDRNFALGTAMITMVGVVLYSTTTLLPLFLQNLMGYSALHSGLALSPRGLGAIMAMLVTGRLIGKVDSRFLIGTGFILLAYTSWQFGGLNLLISMSDIVWPNIIMGFGMGMIFVPMTTIAMSSLPNEQMGNGAGIFNLMRNLGGGIGISLVTTTVARGAQSHQVFLGAHMHASNPLFAHAYETAKGIFSQFSSPVDAGKQAIGELYRLLVQQATLLAYMDSFKLLAMLSVVCIPCVILFKRTRTMKAVSVH
- a CDS encoding TolC family protein, producing MNHVRFTRTVATGAVLVLLCFALAGCAVNQEKEVALWRSVLDHGTPKEAPAYAVDEPLTLQKAMALANANNEQLALAGEDYLQALIAKDRAYSNFLPTISFAPSFVAQDTSKYGSDFVPPSALDVAGEASMDLHPGRDIPATQAARATAEQKKAELLDRQSLVLLDVAKTYFQILTSERQAKVFEHSEKVQEKRVADMQTRYDAGAAPLVDLSQAKAQLAQTRVSLDRAANDARNGRAMLAVLLGVSSVQGPLSDRLDVPKAVWTPDELLYLAYDNRQDLQAAHARVEASAKRLDAAWGEYYPSVSLNLTNYFSRQSFPDDVSWTSLIGVNLPIFNAGITHQNVRQAYSLLRQAHTVESRTRREVLRDLRVALDDLSSDERQLKDLAEQVNAADLALDQSESAYTAGAGTGLQRLVAQDVQLVAMLDLTRQTYQHDVDYLRLLRAVGLLDPSITATLPVAEQKAAATAPAATRPGDAS
- a CDS encoding nodulation protein NodZ; amino-acid sequence: MAKYIVVKGSGGMSNRLQAAAAAVPYALLTGRTLCVDWRDSLYSDDASNTFTRYFDIAGVPYVDAPPASDDIFPVFWRERLALPVAVEYLFDNDHFDPEVFAATRIDLARTDYENEVLVFWAPGMEPLQGLLPRLAALPEFSAFPGGPTLDQAGHVVLSRHIRPTGDVVRAVDGYAKLLRHPAVGVHVRHTDLESPVDRILEEVRELVARTGAQVFLCTDNLHVQTLFKRLFPDLLVTDKYLSPANEPLHGLIEGVSNVRKGMEALTDMYLLGRCEYVVHYAKSSFARISILATPIPSGNVVAIP
- a CDS encoding TetR/AcrR family transcriptional regulator; the protein is MNTHTKETRPGQKPLSEEKRSRILDSAAKLFASRPFHKVLLSDVAAAAAVGKGTLYLYFESKDELYLSVLFRSFANLVARVREKLAEDEGEPEQRLSCVIRELVYRLHGNAVIKELLRGAVVGYPNNGEWEEKRGELHKLIEAILRRGVEKGVFQDAHPEFTARYIPGMIRAAILFKPEATNVDVVFEHARNFILSSLRKRS
- a CDS encoding HlyD family secretion protein, with amino-acid sequence MSQTDSKAPEAATPREETASRLPRRKPRRKTVRILLIAFGVLVLAVGIPYYIRAMSHESTDDAFIEAHVVPMSPRVAGHVARVLVDDNQDVKAGDLLVEIDPRDYQAALDAAMAAENTAKAAVAEAQAQAAASQSRLDQAQADLVSQRAALAQSKADVAQAQAMQTRDAEDLTRTRDMARKGAVSPQQLDHAVAAQAMSAAELTASERRVDTQSAKIVQAQAAIKAASDTLRQANAQVQARKASLEKAAAETEQARLNLSYTRIVAPCDGHVTRKSVEPGAYVQVGQGLFSLVRSDVWVVANFKETQLTDMKPGQPVEIEVDTYPGVTFHGHVDSIQRGTGARFSLLPPENATGNFVKVVQRVPVKIVFDKDDNTGRYLLTPGMSTVPEVDISAAGTAQPKTRASASTGAAAQ
- a CDS encoding DHA2 family efflux MFS transporter permease subunit, producing the protein MNTHQDAESLTPAERWLIAMTVMFGAFMAVMDISVVNVAMPHMMGSFGQDLSSITWVATSYSIAEIIMVTMAGWWSALIGRKTLFLASFALFTLGSVLCGTATNFSQMLVYRVIQGIGGGALIPVSQAILRETFPSEQQGMAMAVYGMGVVLAPAIGPILGGWLTDNYGWPWVFFINVPVCALGMLLVSRFVHDPAYLKRGVKSIDWLGIALLTVTLTGMQVVLERGQEKNWFESNQIVLGTVVTVAAMLALVVWELRTAEPVVNLRMLKNRNLTIGSSMGLVFGVALFGTTFILPQFTQELLGYPAFQAGLVLAPRALSLLLFMPVAGWLYRQVDSRLLVLLGIGIITWSYYDLTSLNLNAGFWNLAPTLLIMGAGMPFMFVTLSTVSLSTVDRSNMTDASSIYTLARRVGGNIGYALVATLVSRGEQIHRFHLASHVSGMDQITQAHESAMTQLLHHLGVGAASAARTALALTNRLIDRQAAMLAYNDVSLFFGLIFVAIVPFVFLLPGRAEAPAKARGGR
- a CDS encoding AAA family ATPase — its product is MHSGHLIVTVARQLGSGGSEIAQIVARRLGIAYIDRQILQDAAKELGLEEEELQSRCERLQGFWERLLHVFAQGSPASVYSPPPSRVPSDEMVMAAERDVLLHLASKGPCVVVGHCGFHLLRERGQLLNVFIHAPTDFRVARVMKHYGAKTPEEALESIELADKERGEYVQELSGALWEDATNYHLTLDAAFTGLERAAETITRIASPLLPESAGKAGQSTDGKSS